Below is a genomic region from Oreochromis niloticus isolate F11D_XX linkage group LG13, O_niloticus_UMD_NMBU, whole genome shotgun sequence.
gtcgatcatgaccaactgGCCAATACACCACTATTCATTTATACcgttgaaaaaataaaagaaataaaaccccatcggcccataaaaacgaaaaatcacgagcggcccaccgggcaaattcccggtatgcccgatggccagtccagctatgtttcATCTATATGCTGACGATTGCCGGTTTTATCTACTGTGCCGTTATGGGTGCATGTCTGATGCAGGGGCGTTAACACCTTTCTCATATCACCACTCTGGAGACCGATGATCGTTGTCAACAGGTTTACTGACATTCAAAAgggtaaaactaaaaacaagacaaacaaaTACAGTTATGATATACACATGTGCAGCataatatacatttatatacCACACTGCTACTACACAACATAAGTCATATGTCTAATTATGTGAACTTGTATTATTGATGCTATCCAGACGACCTCCAAAATCGCGGGTAACTAGCTTAACAAAAGGACTAGCTTTACAGCCAAATACTGCATTAGCGGACAACATATTGTACAAAACCAAAGTTGCAACTTATACTTTAAGTACATACCGGCGATACAACCATAAACAGAAGATGTGGACAGTATTTTTTCCAACAGGACAGCATAAACTGTGTGCCGATATGTTTCCCTTCTCCTTGTTCGCTTGCTTTGCTTGACTGAGCGGACTTcctgttcaataaagtttttttttttcaacataaaGCCGTTTCTAAAGTGCATTACTTGGAGCAACCACAGAGGGCGCTGTAAACACATAATGAATAACAACTGAGAATAATATTTTAGTCATAAAACATTTTACAACTCTTAGTGATAACAGAACACTCCCCGCCTGGCGTGAATAAACGCCACATTTAAATATTGGGGAAAACAACATGTTAAGAAGGCACCAAAGGTACAATCTCTGAGATAGGTCTGGTTAACACTTTTGTACCATCTGATTTGGCTACCTTAATTTCCACGGTACGTATTTTACCATCTTTACTTGGGAACACCTTAGTTATGAGACCTAGGGGCCATTCATTTCTTGGCACTTGACTGTCTTTGAGTACCACAACACTTCCTAAGCTCACGTTAGGCTGGCTTGATTGCCATTTGCGGCGTGGCTGGAGGGTAGGAAGAAACTCTCTTCTCCATTTGCCCCAGAAGATGTTCGACAGGTGCTGAACCTGGCGCCACTGATGTTTGTAGAGGTCTGATGCTGTGAATTTTTCAGCTGGAGCCTGAAGGGGTGCTAACTTTTGAGTCAGGAGAACAGCTGGAGTCAAGATAAAGGGGTCACTCGGGTCTGATGAAACCGGGACAAGGGGTCTAGAGTTTATGATAGCAGCCACCTCTGCCATGAAAGTGACGAGAACCTCATGAGTGAGTTTGGTGGTCTTAAGCTGAAAAAACATAGAGTCCAAAATTCTCCGTGCTAAACCTATCATTCTTTCCCACGATCCGCCGAAATGGGAGGCATGAGGTGGGTTAAAAGTCCATTTACATCCATGTTCTTTTAAGAAGGTGTGCACAGCTGTGTTGTCCAAGTTTGAAGGGATTTTCAGTTCTTTACATGCGCTTACAAAATTGGTGCCTCGATCAGAGCGAACAGTTTTCACTGGTCCCCTCATGGCCAGAAATCGTCGGAATGCATTAATGAAGCTAGATGTATCAAGTGACTCTACCACTTCAATGTGAACTGCTCTAATACTCAAACAAGTGAATATGACAGCCCACCTTTTATTCTGATTGACGCTTCCTCTTGTACGTCGTGAAGACACAAACCACGGACCAAACACATCTAAGCCCACATTTGTGAACGGGGGATCTGTTGTGAGACGGTCTGGAGGGAGGTTTGACATTTTTTGTGTGCTCAAAGGGGCACGAAGTCTTTTGCAGGTAACACAGTGATGGATGATTGTGCTCACTTTTCTTTTACCGCCCACTATCCACCATCCTGCGGAGCGAACGGTTCCTTCTGTGAAAAGGCGACCCTGATGCTGGGTCTGCTCGTGGTAGTGCTTTATGAGAAGCGCTGCAACATGGTGGTGGCCAGGAACTATGAGAGGGTTTTTCTCACCTTGGCTAATGTTTGAGTCTCTGATGCGACCACCTACTCTAAGGAGTCCTTCTTTGTCCAGATAGGGGTCTAAGTTTTTGAGAGGACTGGTTTTGGGTAGTTTTCCATGTTTTTGCACACACTTGATTTCTTCAGCGTACACGTCCTGCTGTACTGCTTGAATGACAAGGTTCTGAGCTTGGTTTAACTCATCCACAGTAAGTCCCGTTTCACAGTAATGCCAGCCATGGCAGTGATTGGCTTTGCTTGGTGGTGATTTGAAGTTGTGGATGACATGTATTAGTCTAGAAAGAGCACGTGTGAGGGATTTCCAGGTAGAAAACTTGGTGAATCTGTCTGAGCCCAGTTCTTTagttgaggctgttgttttgagTGCAGTTACCTGAGGTCTTACATCTGAGTCCATGCTGGGCTCTACAAGGTCATAGGAGTCATTTAGAGAACTCTGAATCTGATGCAAAAGGTCAGGACCAGTGAGCCAGTTACTAAGTGGCAGCTGGTATGCAGGAACAGAACGAGTGGCGTGATCCGCAGGGTTCTGACTGCTTGCTACATAGTGCCACTGGCATGGCTGAGAAGATCTGCGGATTCTAGTCACACGATTACTGACATAGACATAAAATCTTCTAGACTCGTTGTAGATGTAACCTAGGACTACTTTACTGTCTGTGTAGAAGGTAGTGTGATCTAGTTTACAGTCAAGTTCATCTGAGATAAGATCTGCGAGCTCAACCGCTAAAACGGCAGCACTAAGCTCTAATCTTGGAATAGTCTGATCTGGGCGTGGTGCTAGCTTAGCCTTACCCATTACGAAGCCTACTTGACTGTGTCCTTCTGCATCTGTCACTTTTAAATAGGCCACTGCGGCTATGGCTTTGGTAGATGCgtctgaaaaaacacacaactctTTTTTCACAGCTGTTGAAGGTGAAATGTCTGTGTATGCCCTAGGAATGATCATGTTAGACAAGTCTTTGAGTGAGTCTTTCCACTGTGTCCAGGACTCTTCCATTTCAGGAGGCAGTGGAGCATCCCAGTCCCCATTTTCAGCTGTAAGTTCACGAAGAATTGACTTTCCCTGTATGGTGACTGGTGCTACAAAGCCCAGCGGATCATAGAGGCTGTTTATTGTTGATAGAACACCTCGCCTAGTAAAGGGCTTTGACTCATCAGATACTTCAAAGGTGAAGCAGTCTTTACTTAGGTCCCAGAGGAGACCTAGGCTACGCTGCATGGGCACTGAATCAGCTTCAAAGTCCAGGTTTTTTAGATTTTTGGCATGATCTTGAGTCGGGAATGCCTCTAGTACTTCCTTTCTGTTTGCTGCTATTTTATGCAGTCTTAAATTTGAGTTTGCAAGTGCATCTCGGGTTCTTTGGAGTAGAGATATGGCCTTTTCAACAGTAGGTAGAGATTTGAGTCCGTCATCAACGTAGAAGTCGCGCATGACAAACTGCTTCACATCTGCATCGCAGTCTGGTTCGACGCGTAGGACAGACTGGTGCAGGCCATATATGGCCACTGCTGGCGATGGGCTGTTCCCAAAGACGTGGACTGTCATTCTATACTCCACAATTTCTTTGGAAATGTCATTGTCGCGGAACCACAAGAAACGTAAGTAGTTCCTGTCTTGCTCTTGCACGCTGAAACAGTAGAACATCTGTTCGATGTCTGCTGTGAAGGCAATGGCTTCTTTTCTGAAGCGTAATAGGACCCCAAGCAATGAGTTATTAAAATCTGGTCCTGTTAACAGAACGTCATTCAGGGATACGCCTTCATACTTGGCGCTGCTGTCGAAGACGACCCTGATCTGCGTGGGTTTACGGGGATGGTAGACACCAAATAGTGGCAGATACCAACATTCCTCATCCTCTTTTAGTGGAGGGGCAACCTCTGCATGTTTGTTTTGGAATATTTTGTCCATGAAAGTGATGAAATGTTCCTtcatctcttttttcttttcaaaggtacgAAGAAGAGACATTAGGCGATTCAGGGCCTGTGGTCTGTTGTTAGGGAGCTTTCGGCGTGGATTCTTAAATGGTAAAGGAGCTGTCCAACTGTTATTCGTGTCCTTTGTTAGTCCTTCCTCCATTATTTTTAAGAAGGCATTGTCCTGGATGGAAGGTGAGATGTAGTTGTCGTTTCTCGTTTGTTTGAACACATTACATCCTAAATGATCAGGTTCACAAGCACTGTCTGCAAGCTGGGGGCTGAAGTTGAGTGGAACTTGTATCCCACAATGTTTCTCTTTTATGTTGAAAACATTAGGACATGGCTCGAACGCTGTGGGACGTCCCCTTTCAGTTGTATTTGTGAACAGAGTCCTTACTGCAGGAGTTTTGTGGACGTCGCCTAAACACACGTTTCCTACTATGACCCATCCTAGGTCCAATTTTTGAGCATAAGGTGCGTTGTTAGGGCCACTTATCTGTTTGCGGACTTTGTGAGCTCTAATGACATCCCGTCCGAGAAGCATTAGTATGGGGGCGTTAGAGTCCAAGGCAGGAATGAGGTGGGCCACTGACTTTAGATGGCTGTGGTGTCTAGCTGCACTGGGTGTGGGGATCTCGTCTCTGTCATTTGGGATATTTTTGCACTCGATTAGGCTAGGCAGTGGGATGTGGACTGAACCATCTAAAGCTGCCACGTCTTACATAACCTGTAGCTCTTCTACCCATTGTCTCTTTGGTACCTGCACATGTCTTAAGCGAGTAAGGGGAACTAGGGCCACAGTCATTAAACAACTCGAAGAACTCAGGACGTACTAATGATCTGTTACTTTGTTCATCATGAATGGCATAAAGCCTCACTGCTTGATGTGGGTGGCCTGCTGGGTAGACATTAACGAGACAGATTTTAGAACATGATCTGCCTGCTTCATTCACACCACAAACCTGAGtgcatttagaagtgatctccTCTGATTCAATGATGTCAGGCTCACCGCCATGCTCTGCTGCCGGTTCGGTTTCTTTTAGCCAGGGAGCTGGTCCTGGGTGGAGAGCCGTGCAGTGTCTCTCATCGTTGCACTCGGAACACTGTACCTTGGCTTTACAGTTCTTTGCTATGTGTGAAGATGAGGCACAGCATCTGAAGCAAAAGTCGTTTTCTTTTAAGAACGTTTTCCTATCTAACAGTGTTTTCATGCGAAATGCTCTGCACACTGAGAGAGGATGGGCTTTCTTGTGAATTGGACAAAGCTTTTCACTATCTACAGTTTTGTTCAGGGACCTCTGTGTGTCTGAACTAGAGCGAGAGATGACATCAGTTTTGTgcacagaaatctctttttgtctgtttgctcTCCAAGGTAGTTTGTCTGGTCTGGGTGCATCAGGTGATGGTGTGAGGTTAAAGCTCGGGTCGTTTCTAGCATCAGCTTCTTGTGCAACAAAGTTTACTAAAACACTAAATGGTGGGAAGGAGACACATTTCGTGCGTTTGTAGTTGGCACCTACTGTGATCCACCTTTCTTGCAGGTAGAAGGGGAGTTTTTGAATGATTGGATTTACTCCTCTTGCTGTATCTAGGAATGCGAGACCGGGGAGGTCTCCTTCAGCTTTAGCACACTGCACTTCCATGAGCAGGTCACTAAATTTTCTCAGTTTTGCAAAGTCTTTGGATGAGATTTTGGGGAAAGCATCAATTCTTTTAAACAGTGCATCCTCGATCACTTCAGCTGAGCCGTAACATTGTTCAAGTCTGTCCCATATCATGTTGAGGCCATTGACTGGGTTGTTGATGTGTATGGCTCTCAGTTGTTCTGCATGTTCAGCCGATTCCTTGCcaagccattttaacattaagtCCATTTCTTCACTTGCCGTTAGATCTAACCCACTTATAGCATTTTCAAATGAGCGTTTCCAAGCTCTGAAGTTTTGGGGCTTGTCATTAAACTGGAGCAGCCCTGTTGCCACTATTTCACGACGAGCAAAGTATCTGATGAAGTCACTCACATTTGATTCTCTAGGCTCCTTGTATAAAGGTCTAGCATCATGGAAGCTAGATGCTGACACCTGATTTGACCAATTGGTACTGtaatttttattatcattaggAGAAGGGGAAATGACTGGAGTTTTTTGGCAACAGTCAGGATCATCTGGTAGACCAATTGGAATTTTTTGTgggtcattttcttttttagggCTTGGTGGCTGATCACAGGTGAGCACTGGTTTACTTTGTGTTACactttcattttttgattgTTGAAGAGCagcatcattttcttttctcacaaATGCAGATTGGCCAATAACATATTGTTTAGTTCGTTCTGCTGTTACTGAGGGACAGATGTTGCTGCGTGTTTCTGTCTGTGCGGCAGCAGCTGCTTCTAATGACTCTGCTTCAGCAATGGCTGAGGCTACATCTTTTTCATGCTGTAAATATTCAATGGATGCCTCGACTTTAGCTTTTGCTACTtctatttgtgctttttctACCTTCAAATCCATTTCTTTAGCTGCGAAGCTGAGACGTGCCTTTGCTGCCTCAGCTTTTGCTCTGGCTTTGGCTGCTGCAGAACCTGTAGAGGAGGCACACGAAGCTTCAGACCGGGTCTTGAGGGATGACGCCTTACTGGACATGGTGGAGTTGACTAGATGACTGCTGGCTCACTGCTGTATGCCGTGTTGCTCCGAGGCGTAGTAGTGGTCAGCTTCACTCTAGCGTGCGATGACTGCGTTATCTTTGTTCGTGCGGTTGTATCGCCGTTTTACTGTGCCGTTATGGGTGCATGTCTGATGCAGGGGCGTTAACACCTTTCTCATATCACCACTCTGGAGACCGATGATCGTTGTCAACAGGTTTACTGACATTCAAAAgggtaaaactaaaaacaagacaaacaaaTACAGTTATGATATACACATGTGCAGCataatatacatttatatacCACACTGCTACTACACAACATAAGTCATATGTCTAATTATGTGAACTTGTATTATTGATGCTATCCAGACGACCTCCAAAATCGCGGGTAACTAGCTTAACAAAAGGACTAGCTTTACAGCCAAATACTGCATTAGCGGACAACATATTGTACAAAACCAAAGTTGCAACTTATACTTTAAGTACATACCGGCGATACAACCATAAACAGAAGATGTGGACAGTATTTTTTCCAACAGGACAGCATAAACTGTGTGCCGATATGTTTCCCTTCTCCTTGTTCGCTTGCTTTGCTTGACTGAGCGGACTTcctgttcaataaagtttttttttttcaacataaaGCCGTTTCTAAAGTGCATTACTTGGAGCAACCACAGAGGGCGCTGTAAACACATAATGAATAACAACTGAGAATAATATTTTAGTCATAAAACATTTTACAACTCTTAGTGATAACAGAACATCTACCTTTCAGTCACTCTGATAGCTCCTCCATAGGACATGCTTGATTGTCTTATTGATGTTAAGTCATGGATCGCTctaaatttttaaaattttgatgaACATAAAACAGAAGCAGTTTTATTTGGTCTCAGTCGTTCCTCTGGTACCCCAGATGTTGACTTTGCTGCTCTGACCCTCACCTGAAGAGCTCAGTTACTAATCTTGGGGTAAAAATCGACTCTGCACTTAGTTTTGATGGCCATGTAAACGGGGTGGTGAAATCTTCATTCTATCACCTCAGACGTCTGTCGAAGGTCAagccttttctttccaagcgtgATTTGGAAACTGTTATAACCTCACCCTTGGATTACTGCAACTCCCTTGGGGGTTGGCCAGGGCACTCTGTCACGCCTGCAACTGGTCTTCAACTGGTGCAGAATGCTGCAGCAAAATCCCCTTAAAACTGTCCAACTTTCAGAGAGAGAAGCTTCTTTCCTGGTCGCTGCTTTAGAAACACAACTTTTCTCTGCACAGATACGATATTTGGAACAACAGAGACGTTTTATACAAACACAAGTCTTTATTTTTAGGTGACTGGTTTGTTCATGGGATTCATGTTGTCGAGCAGCTTCTTAATCCAGATAGAAGTTTACTTTCTTACTCTGAGTATATATGGTCCTCCTGCTCTACCAAAGGAGTAAGCCATAGTGTTTGATGCTGGTGTTTTAACACTGCATAGAAACTCTGCTGTTAATGATCTgactcctcctgctgctccctcTGTTGGACACATCTAATTCCCCACAGAACTGCTTACTGGAATCATTTATACTGGGACCTGGAAAGGGAGAAAGTTTGGATCTTACCATTGAAATTCCTGTTAACTGACAAAGTAAAGGAAATGTCTTTTACAATCATTTGTCGTTTTTACCCCAGCAGAACTTTTCATGTAGGATATGAAAAAGACTGAAGTTAACTGTTCACTTTGTAACTGTGAGAAAGAAGATGTTTCATACTTATGTTGGTTCTGCTTATGCACTTTATCTTTTCTGGCAAGATTTTTGTACTTTAGTTGTTTCTTTTATCTATTCTGACTTGGAAAAATAACGTTTGGCCTTTTTGACCCTgcaaatagaacaaacaaattttatttgatAGGTTTACTAATCTTACTGGCTAAATTTCATATACATGAATCCAATGTTTCTAATGCAAAACCTTCTGTTCAATGCTTTATAAATGAAACCAGACAATATTTTAAAACTGAAGCAATTAAAACTCTAAACTTATGCTCGTTGTTTAATATCTTGTGATTTAACCCGCAGCCTGTGTCTAACTGACATTCTCTTTTGCTcatttatttctgtaatgtttgaATTGCTAataaagtttgaaaaaaaaaccaactaaaactttatttttgacTGTGCTCTCCTCTGTGAGTCTGGGTAGCTGGGCAACTCCATCCTGTTTCAGAGCCTCAGTCTGCCCGCCCTTCCCCCTGCTATCATCATGAAGGTCAGACACACAATGGCCTCAGGGTGTTGTCTGTCCACTCCTGCAGGGCCTGGGTGCAGGCGTTGGCCTGCTGACTGTTCGCTCCAGTCCCAGTCCGGGTTTCTGCCCATCGCCAGGTACTGACTGAGGAGGCCGGACGCCTGAAAACACGAGAAACACACCACCCAATCAGACAGctttaaaaaggaagctgagCTGTAATGATCACTTGCAATCACTGAGACAAACAGAAGCTGGAGACTGAGGTTCAGGAACAAAACTGAAGACACGAGAGAGAAACGGCTGCAAACAGGAGATGAGCGACCTGAGGCTAAAGGAGGCGTTTCAAAGGAAACCACCTGCCAGTAAAGTCTGTCTCACGTCAGCTTTTCGTGTTTTGTGCACCTTGGTGATGCCCTCCTTCTGCAGCTCCCTCCCCAGAGTGGGTCTGATTCCTGGCACCGCCGTCACCGGTTTCTCTAACATGGGCTCGCTGACGAAGGCGCGGTGCTTCTGAGTGATCATCGCCATCCTGAGCAGGAAACAGTCTGAGAAACGCTGCTGCAGGTTTATAAGGTCAGAGAGCACAGCTCCATTCATCCACATCatcattactattattattatcattattattactacagTTATTATTATGGAACTGAGTCCTGTTCCTGCAGCTCATGATGCAGATGTCACTGAGCTCTTCACATCTGAGAATCCAAAGCTTTGATTATTAAATCAAGTCACGAGTGACGGGAGCAAGACTGACAGACCAATTGGGGCGATCTCCACCCT
It encodes:
- the LOC109204796 gene encoding uncharacterized protein LOC109204796, whose protein sequence is MLLGRDVIRAHKVRKQISGPNNAPYAQKLDLGWVIVGNVCLGDVHKTPAVRTLFTNTTERGRPTAFEPCPNVFNIKEKHCGIQVPLNFSPQLADSACEPDHLGCNVFKQTRNDNYISPSIQDNAFLKIMEEGLTKDTNNSWTAPLPFKNPRRKLPNNRPQALNRLMSLLRTFEKKKEMKEHFITFMDKIFQNKHAEVAPPLKEDEECWYLPLFGVYHPRKPTQIRVVFDSSAKYEGVSLNDVLLTGPDFNNSLLGVLLRFRKEAIAFTADIEQMFYCFSVQEQDRNYLRFLWFRDNDISKEIVEYRMTVHVFGNSPSPAVAIYGLHQSVLRVEPDCDADVKQFVMRDFYVDDGLKSLPTVEKAISLLQRTRDALANSNLRLHKIAANRKEVLEAFPTQDHAKNLKNLDFEADSVPMQRSLGLLWDLSKDCFTFEVSDESKPFTRRGVLSTINSLYDPLGFVAPVTIQGKSILRELTAENGDWDAPLPPEMEESWTQWKDSLKDLSNMIIPRAYTDISPSTAVKKELCVFSDASTKAIAAVAYLKVTDAEGHSQVGFVMGKAKLAPRPDQTIPRLELSAAVLAVELADLISDELDCKLDHTTFYTDSKVVLGYIYNESRRFYVYVSNRVTRIRRSSQPCQWHYVASSQNPADHATRSVPAYQLPLSNWLTGPDLLHQIQSSLNDSYDLVEPSMDSDVRPQVTALKTTASTKELGSDRFTKFSTWKSLTRALSRLIHVIHNFKSPPSKANHCHGWHYCETGLTVDELNQAQNLVIQAVQQDVYAEEIKCVQKHGKLPKTSPLKNLDPYLDKEGLLRVGGRIRDSNISQGEKNPLIVPGHHHVAALLIKHYHEQTQHQGRLFTEGTVRSAGWWIVGGKRKVSTIIHHCVTCKRLRAPLSTQKMSNLPPDRLTTDPPFTNVGLDVFGPWFVSSRRTRGSVNQNKSFTLLNVSKPVDNDHRSPEW
- the LOC100712233 gene encoding barrier-to-autointegration factor-like protein is translated as MAMITQKHRAFVSEPMLEKPVTAVPGIRPTLGRELQKEGITKASGLLSQYLAMGRNPDWDWSEQSAGQRLHPGPAGVDRQHPEAIVCLTFMMIAGGRAGRLRL